A segment of the Fibrobacter succinogenes subsp. succinogenes S85 genome:
GAATACAAAGTCACTGTTAAGAACGACCAAGGCGATGAAAAGAGCATGTCGGGAACGATTGTTGTGAAAAGTGGCAAGGCTCGCACATCAATAAAGCTTGTTAGTGAAAAAGCAAGACAGGAAGTCCTGGCGGGCAATGAGATTGAGCCTGTCGTGTTCGAGTTTGCAAATGTTCGTGACGATGAAAGTTTATCTTCATTTAAGTTCGAAGGATCGTTAAAAGGATTGTTTGCGTATAGTGTAGAAGGAAATAAGCTCACGTGCAGTGGAACTGTTGATGAGAATTTGAAGGGTGGATTATACACGATAAGAATTATTGCAATTGGTGAAAATAACAATGATACCGCTTTTGCAAACGTTGATGTGATTCATAAGTCTGTCGTGACGAGTGTATCTGTTGTTGAAAATGAAACGCAGACGGTGACCGCCGGCGATTCGATCGAACCGATTGTGTTCAAGTTCGAAAATGTCGTAAAAATTGAAAGCGTTACCGGCTTCCCGGGCGGCTTCAAGGCTGAGGTTGATAACGCTACTAAATCGGTGATTGTTTTTGGTTTGGTGAGCGAAGATTCTAAGGGCCCATATACGGTTAAGCTCTCTGTGAACGGTAGTGATAATGATGCCTCTGCCGAGGCTACGATCAATGTCACTCCTGTGAAACTGAAGTTCGAACTTGTCGAAGGTAGTGATGACCAAACGGTTGTTGCCGGTGAAGCGATTACCCCGATTGTCTATGCGTACGATCATGTGAAATTTATTAACGGTAAGGGATTCCCTGCTGATTTGAAGGTGGAGCAAGATAAAGAAAACAAGCTGATCAAGATTTCTGGTACGGTGAACTCCAAAGCGGCTGCCAAGGAATACGTTTATACGTTTGAACTGACGGATGTCTATTCTGAAAAGACGACGGTATCGGGAAAGATCAATGTCGTTGCTGCTTCGTCCAGCTCTAGTGTTGTGACATCCTCGAGTTCTGTGGCATCGTCTTCGAGCCACGCAACGGAATCCAGCAGCAGTGTAGTGAAATCCTCTTCCAGCTCTAGCGAAAAGGCCGAATCCTCTTCGAGCGAAAAGACCATTAAGATTGTGACGGTGGCAATGAACGGCGTGAAGTTTGGCTATGCAAACAATGCGCTGACGGTTTCGTTGCCGGCATCTTCGATGGTGCGTGTGCAGGTGTTCGACTTGACCGGTCATCTGGTCGAAACGTTTGCGGAACCTGTGAATGGCACAAAGAGCATTAGCCTCGCTCATTTGAACCGAGGCAATTATCTGGTGCGAGTCGAAAGCAATAGCATGGTTCGTACCGCAAGAATTGCCGTGAAGTAAGGAAACGCCCAGTCACGTCGTGCTGACGGTCAAAGGGAGAAAATTCCAGTGACTTTTAAAATAGCCCGTGAGCAGGAGCGGCAGAATAACCCTAATAATAGCCCATTTGGGCTATTTATTTTTTTTTACCTCTTTTTTAAATTTGACGCGAATTAACATAAAATGGGATGCTTTACCCTATGAAAAACATCAAAATATTCGCATTTTTGGCAATTTTCCTCCTTTCTGCGTTCGTTTCGAGCGCGTGGGCAGTGGATGTCACCTTGACTTACAAAATTTCAGTGACAGGCACTATTCCACATGCCTATATTACCAACGCGGACGGTGAAACCGCTTGCGATTGGGCGAATGGCATAGGCGTCCTTTGGCCTGCGAACGAAGGGCACACCATGAACGATGGTTATGGCATCACTTTCACGCCCAATCAAGAATTGGACAAGACCAACAAAAACGAAAAAGGAAACAAAGTCTCGACTGCTTTCAGCACCGAAGAAAAAGAAACGGATTTCCAGGTGAAGGTGGGCAAAGAGGGCTTTTACTTAAAAAGCGTGACGTTCAAGGAAAATAATACTGTGAAAGCGTCTTCCCCCTCCAACATCGCCCCAAACTCAACCTCCATCGGAGTGAGGGTTCCGGCAAACAAGTTCTTCAACTACATCACCGTGGTGCTGACGGTCGATGCCTATACCGTGAGTGTACCTGAAAATCTTACCATCAGCGACGCTTTTGCGACTATCAGCGGTGTCAATTACTACAAGTCCGGCGAAAAGTACACCCTGACGCTCTCCACGACAAACGCAAACGAAATTATAGACGGAATTACCGGTGTCAAAGCAACGCTTGAAGCCGACAAAAAATCCGCCACTTTCAAGATGCCGAGCGAAGATGTTACCATCATGGCTACGACTGCCGAGGTGTATACTGTGAGTGTACCTGAAAATCTTACCATCAGCGACGCTTTTGCGACTATCAGCGGTGTCAATTACTACAAGTCTGGCGAAAAGTACACCCTGACGCTCTCCACGACAAACGCAAACGAAATTATAGACGGAATTACCGGTGTCGAAGCAACGCTTGAAGCCGACAAAAAATCCGCCACTTTCAAGATGCCGAGCGAAGATGTTACAATCACGGCGACTATCGCTTCTATTGTTAAAGAATGGGACAACGGTGACGGTACCAAAGAAAGCCCCTATAAAATTACCTCCGTTGAGGACTTGAACACCCTTGCAGAACGTGTGAACGCTGGCAATGATTTCAAGGGCAAATATTTCAAGCTTACCACCGATATCGAATACTCTCACAAAACCAAGTGGGAAAATGCATCCTCCAGTACCGAGCATAATTTCACCCCAATCGGCATCTACGATGATTATTCAGGTTACACATATACGTTCAATGGCATATTTGATGGTGATGGCAAAACCATCCGCGGAATCCGCATCAATTCTGATGAGTATTTTTCTCGTGTAGGTCTTTTTGGCTTTCTTGGCGGGGATGCAGAAGTCAAGAATCTAAGAGTAGCTGATGCAGTCATTTCTGCTTACGAAGAGGTCGGCACTATTGCGGGACATAATGAAGGCAAAATTCGTGACTGTATTGTAGACTCCGTTTTATTCAAAAATGTTCAGCGTATGTGTGGCGGCATAGCGGGTTATAATCAAGGAACACTCAGCGGTAACTTAGTAATCCGCGTTACCATTTCCACCGGAAGTGGTTACGGTGCCGTTGCGGGCATTAACAGCAGTGGTCGCCTAAGTAATAATTTCTACACCGCCTGTACTTTTGCCGGAGTTGAGAATGCAACCAACGTCGGCACTGCTGATGAAAAAGCGTTCTATCAGCATCAACAAGTCTCCTACGACGTTACAGATGACAACGGTGCCGTAAGTATTCACGCAGTCACCCTCGGCGAAGGCATATCTATCACAAGTCCTAAAAGCCCGATTTACACGGACAATGACAAAAACGCCTACTACATGGCTGGCGAAATCTGCACCATCACCGTTGCAAACGAAGACGGCATCATTGAAAAAATTACCGGCGTAACGGCTTCCAACGAGAACGTAACAATGAACCTCGCTGCCGACAAAAAATCCGCAACATTCACGATGCCGAGCGAAAACGTTACAATCACCGCCGAATTCCCCTCGACTGTCGTTGGTTATACGGTGAGCGTGCCTGGAGATTTAACCATCAGCGACGCTTTTGCGACCATTGAAGGTGTCGATTACTACAAGGTTGGCGAGACATACACCCTGACAGCCAAGGAAAATGAAATCATAAATACGATTACCGGCGTAACGGCTTCCAACGAGACCGTAACGATAAAACTCGCTGCCGACTTTAAAACCGCCACTTTCGAGATGCCGGGCGAAGATGTTACCATCACGGCTACGACTGCCGAGGTGTATACCGTGAGTGTTCCTGAAAATCTTACCATCAGCGACGCTTTTGCGATCATTGAAGGTGTCAATTACTACAAGGTTGGCGAGACATACACCCTGACAGCCAAGGAAAATGAAATCATAAATACGATTACCGGCGTAACGGCTTCCAACGAGACCGTAACGATAAACCTCGCTGCCGACAAAAAATCCGCAACATTCACGATGCCGAGCGAAAACGTTACCATCACGGCTACGACTGCCGAGGTGTATACCGTGAGTGTTCCTGAAAATCTTACCATCAGCGACGCTTTTGCGATCATTGAAGGTGTCAATTACTACAAGGTTGGCGAGACATACACCCTGACGCTCTCCAATGCAAAAGTAAATGGATTTATCGATGGAATTACCGGTGTAACAGCCACCATTGCTGCCGACCGAAAATCTGCCACCTTTACGATGCCGAGCGAAAATGTCGAAATGTCAGCCTCGATTTCCAAAATATGGGGCGGGGATGACGGCAGGGATGGTTCCAAGGAACACCCCTACACTATCGCCTCTGTATCGGAGCTGAATGAGCTTGCATTGGTTGTCAATTCTGGCAATGATTTCAAGGACATGTACTTCGAAGTTGTCGAGGACATTGTTTACGATGTTACCCAAACAGACAACGGAAACAACTACACCGCAATCGGAGATAGTAAACATCCATTCAATGGCAAGTTCAATGGCAATGGCCATACTATCAGCGGCATCCGCATCTACAAACCCAATGGCTATAATCAAGGACTTTTCGGTTGGCTCGGCGAAGGTGCCGAAGTCGAGAATGTCAAACTCGCCGATGTAGAAATTACGGCAGAGCAAGTTTCTGGCGGTATTGCAGGGGCGAACGACCGCGGCTCGATCCGCAACTGCACTGTAGAAAAATCTGTTAAAATCGTATTCACGGGCAATTCTTTCGGCGGCATAGTGGGTAATAATACCGGTACGGTATCGGGCTGTACCAGTTCCGCTACGCTGATATCCCTGGGCGTTTCTCATGATATCGGCGGCATAGCGGGTGATAATGCAGCAGGCGGTGTTTTGAAAGACAACCTAGTCATAGGGGCCTATGTTCTTACAACCTCATCCCGTCTCGGAACCATAGTTGGCAATAATGATGAAGGAACTCTGAATAACAACTTCTACATAGCCTGTACTGTGGCTGGCGTGGAGAACGCTACCAATGTCGGTACCGGTCACGGTGACGTTACGGAAAACAACGGTGCCGTAAGCATTCACGCCGTTACCCTCGGTGAAGGTTTTTCTATCGTAACTCCAGAAAAATCCATCTATACGGACAATGACCGGCACAATTACTACAAGGCTGGCGAAACGCTCACCCTCGAAATCAATTTTGCTGGCGAAAAAAAGACCGCCACTTTCAATATGCCGAACAGGGATGTCGAAATCGCTGCAACGGCTTCTGAACTCCATACGGTGACTGTTCCTGAAGGTTTTGATATCAGTGAACCGTACCTCACTATTGGTGGAATCAAATACTACAGGCTTGGCGAAACATACACCCTGACGCTTACTACCGCAAAAATCGATGAGGTCATAGGTGAAATTACCGGCGTAACGGCCTCTATTGCAAACGATGGAAAATCCGCCACCTTCACGATGCCGAGCGAAAATGTCGAAATCTCCGCTACGATTTCCAAAATATTATGGGGCGGGGATGACGGCAGGGATGGTTCCAAGGAACACCCCTATACTATCGCTTCGGCAGCGGAACTGAGTGTGCTTGCTTTGGCAGTCAATTCCGGCAATGATTTCAAGGACACGTACTTCGAGGTTGTCGAGGACATTGTTTACGATGTTACCCAAACTGACAACGGAAACAACTACACCGCAATCGGAAATGAAAAGCTTCCATTCAATGGCAAGTTCAATGGCAATGGCCATACTATCAGCGGCATCCGCATCAACAAACCCAAAGACTATTATCAAGGACTTTTCGGTTATCTCGACGAAGGTGCCGAAGTCGAGAATGTCAAAGTCGCCGATGTAGAAATTACGGCAAACCATTATGCTGGCGGTATTGCGGGGGAAAGCAAGGGCTCGATCCGCAACTGCACTGTAGAAAAATCTGTTAAATTGGCTGCCACTGGCATGGATAGTAGATTTTTCGGCGGCATAGCGGGTGTTAATGGCGGTACTGTATCGGGTTGTACCAGTTCCGCTACGCTGACTGCCACGGGCGTGGATAGTAGATTTTTCGGCGGCATCGTGGGTGATAACGGCGGTACGGTATCGGGTTGTACCAGTTCCGCTACGCTAACGGGCTCGGGTTATGATCGTGAATTCGGCGGCATCGTGGGTCAAAATGGCGGTACGGTATCGGGTAATACCAGTTCCGCCACGCTGACTACCACGGGCGTGGATAGTAGATTTTTCGGCGGCATCGTGGGTCACAGTTGGAAGGGTTTTATCAGTAACAACATTGCAAAAAATGTCACGGTTTCTGCACCAGAATATTATGGCGCCGTGGTTGGAGAAACTGAAAACTCTAAACTTGAGAACAACTTCTACACCGCTTGCACCGTGAATGGCGTGGAAAATGCCACTAACGTTGGTGTTGACGGTAGCGACGTTACTGAAAACTACGGCGCTGTCGGCATTAGTTTCACCGAGCCTGCTGCTGTAAAGGACCTTGTCTATAACAAGTTGTCGCATGAACTTGTAACGGCAGGCAAGACCAACTTCGGAATGTTGCTTTACAGCCTCGATGGTGAAAATTACGGCACCGAAATCCCCACCGCCACCGATGCAAAAACTTATACCGTCTATTATAGGGTGGACAAAGACGGCGAAAATGTGATTT
Coding sequences within it:
- a CDS encoding T9SS type A sorting domain-containing protein; this encodes MKKFMALAFALFFAVANAAETYEASEKITQEILAGEGKFTQTVNAGDEIASIKIWYHGMDENKHQSGNISEIGLTEKWTGSVCEISGKIDRDLITQTVKAYILVQDDEGKFAKTEFEFTVLEKEETLSLKWNESSGDVNQEVTAGKSITPIVFDYEGITSYSVSGLPSGLVKNIDEKKHKIMIVGSVNSDVMSGDYEYKVTVKNDQGDEKSMSGTIVVKSGKARTSIKLVSEKARQEVLAGNEIEPVVFEFANVRDDESLSSFKFEGSLKGLFAYSVEGNKLTCSGTVDENLKGGLYTIRIIAIGENNNDTAFANVDVIHKSVVTSVSVVENETQTVTAGDSIEPIVFKFENVVKIESVTGFPGGFKAEVDNATKSVIVFGLVSEDSKGPYTVKLSVNGSDNDASAEATINVTPVKLKFELVEGSDDQTVVAGEAITPIVYAYDHVKFINGKGFPADLKVEQDKENKLIKISGTVNSKAAAKEYVYTFELTDVYSEKTTVSGKINVVAASSSSSVVTSSSSVASSSSHATESSSSVVKSSSSSSEKAESSSSEKTIKIVTVAMNGVKFGYANNALTVSLPASSMVRVQVFDLTGHLVETFAEPVNGTKSISLAHLNRGNYLVRVESNSMVRTARIAVK
- a CDS encoding MBG domain-containing protein, with the translated sequence MKNIKIFAFLAIFLLSAFVSSAWAVDVTLTYKISVTGTIPHAYITNADGETACDWANGIGVLWPANEGHTMNDGYGITFTPNQELDKTNKNEKGNKVSTAFSTEEKETDFQVKVGKEGFYLKSVTFKENNTVKASSPSNIAPNSTSIGVRVPANKFFNYITVVLTVDAYTVSVPENLTISDAFATISGVNYYKSGEKYTLTLSTTNANEIIDGITGVKATLEADKKSATFKMPSEDVTIMATTAEVYTVSVPENLTISDAFATISGVNYYKSGEKYTLTLSTTNANEIIDGITGVEATLEADKKSATFKMPSEDVTITATIASIVKEWDNGDGTKESPYKITSVEDLNTLAERVNAGNDFKGKYFKLTTDIEYSHKTKWENASSSTEHNFTPIGIYDDYSGYTYTFNGIFDGDGKTIRGIRINSDEYFSRVGLFGFLGGDAEVKNLRVADAVISAYEEVGTIAGHNEGKIRDCIVDSVLFKNVQRMCGGIAGYNQGTLSGNLVIRVTISTGSGYGAVAGINSSGRLSNNFYTACTFAGVENATNVGTADEKAFYQHQQVSYDVTDDNGAVSIHAVTLGEGISITSPKSPIYTDNDKNAYYMAGEICTITVANEDGIIEKITGVTASNENVTMNLAADKKSATFTMPSENVTITAEFPSTVVGYTVSVPGDLTISDAFATIEGVDYYKVGETYTLTAKENEIINTITGVTASNETVTIKLAADFKTATFEMPGEDVTITATTAEVYTVSVPENLTISDAFAIIEGVNYYKVGETYTLTAKENEIINTITGVTASNETVTINLAADKKSATFTMPSENVTITATTAEVYTVSVPENLTISDAFAIIEGVNYYKVGETYTLTLSNAKVNGFIDGITGVTATIAADRKSATFTMPSENVEMSASISKIWGGDDGRDGSKEHPYTIASVSELNELALVVNSGNDFKDMYFEVVEDIVYDVTQTDNGNNYTAIGDSKHPFNGKFNGNGHTISGIRIYKPNGYNQGLFGWLGEGAEVENVKLADVEITAEQVSGGIAGANDRGSIRNCTVEKSVKIVFTGNSFGGIVGNNTGTVSGCTSSATLISLGVSHDIGGIAGDNAAGGVLKDNLVIGAYVLTTSSRLGTIVGNNDEGTLNNNFYIACTVAGVENATNVGTGHGDVTENNGAVSIHAVTLGEGFSIVTPEKSIYTDNDRHNYYKAGETLTLEINFAGEKKTATFNMPNRDVEIAATASELHTVTVPEGFDISEPYLTIGGIKYYRLGETYTLTLTTAKIDEVIGEITGVTASIANDGKSATFTMPSENVEISATISKILWGGDDGRDGSKEHPYTIASAAELSVLALAVNSGNDFKDTYFEVVEDIVYDVTQTDNGNNYTAIGNEKLPFNGKFNGNGHTISGIRINKPKDYYQGLFGYLDEGAEVENVKVADVEITANHYAGGIAGESKGSIRNCTVEKSVKLAATGMDSRFFGGIAGVNGGTVSGCTSSATLTATGVDSRFFGGIVGDNGGTVSGCTSSATLTGSGYDREFGGIVGQNGGTVSGNTSSATLTTTGVDSRFFGGIVGHSWKGFISNNIAKNVTVSAPEYYGAVVGETENSKLENNFYTACTVNGVENATNVGVDGSDVTENYGAVGISFTEPAAVKDLVYNKLSHELVTAGKTNFGMLLYSLDGENYGTEIPTATDAKTYTVYYRVDKDGENVILPRTIKVSIAKIPLTVTAKNKIIVYGDEPANDGVEYSGFIGDETASVLGGKLTYSYNYKKLDKVGEYTITPSGLTSGNYEITYAAGTLTVKKADVSVEALAAKEKLVYNGKAQELVTAGKTNFGTLLYSLDGKKYSSEIPAATDAKTYTVYYKVEGSDNWNAYEAKKVEVKIAKADVSVDAPVAKEKLVYSGKSQELVTAGKTNFGTLLYSLDGKKYSSEIPTATDAKTYTVYYKVEGSDNWNAFEAKKVEVVIAKSTAIGHMNTRAARVIKVGADRTFDLKGRPVRGSSNARGAYYKK